The Bombus huntii isolate Logan2020A chromosome 6, iyBomHunt1.1, whole genome shotgun sequence genome window below encodes:
- the LOC126866678 gene encoding nucleoside diphosphate kinase 7 isoform X1, whose protein sequence is MSVDHNEKYIFEAEWYDKIACVLKKFYLYYYPFDNTVELFDIKNRKTFLRRTKCEGIQAKDFYVGATVTIFSRSIRITDYADCTTRTKLQTKMQKTFAMVKPTVVDKLGEILKHIVASQFHIANIKMVRLSQEEATDLYRDKEEPNIAYIVNYLTSGPIVALELLGDHAITRWQEAMGPEDPREAVAKAPSSLRACYGKDNIVNAVYGSDNEETAEKELQFFFPNPKSGKKGPVNTATLENCTCCIIKPHIVQAKLIGNIIDDVQKAGYTISAVQQFFVNLFDAEEFLEVYKGVLPDYAAMVGELQSGPCIVMEIKHKEEKYDVQGEFRKLCGPMDPDIARQVRPDTLRAKYGKTKVQNAVHCSDLPEDGILEVKSILISIFIFTY, encoded by the exons ATGTCGGTGGAccataatgaaaaatatattttcgaaGCTGAATGGTACGATAAAATAGCCTGCGTTTTAAAGAAGTTTTATCTGTATTATTATCCATTCGATAATACGGTTGAATTG ttCGATATAAAAAACAGGAAAACATTTCTAAGAAGGACAAAATGCGAAGGAATTCAGGCAAAAGATTTTTATGTAGGTGCCACTGTAACAATATTTTCAAGGAGTATAAGGATAACAGATTATGCGGATTGTACTACACGAACAAAATTGCAAACAAAAATGCAAAA AACATTTGCAATGGTGAAACCTACTGTCGTTGATAAGTTAGGAGAAATATTAAAGCATATAGTTGCCTCTCAATTTCATATTGCCAATATTAAAATGGTCAGATTATCGCAAGAAGAGGCGACAGACTTATATCGAGATAAAGAGGAGCCCAATATAGC GTATATAGTGAATTATCTCACTTCTGGTCCTATTGTAGCTTTAGAACTATTAGGTGATCATGCAATTACACGTTGGCAAGAAGCGATGGGACCGGAAGATCCCAGGGAAGCTGTTGCAAAAGCTCCATCTTCCCTCAGAGCATGTTATGGTAAAGATAATATTGTCAATGCGGTATATGGTTCTGACAATGAGGAAACAGCAGAAAAA gaattacaatttttcttcccTAATCCAAAAAGCGGTAAAAAAGGACCAGTGAATACAGCAACATTAGAAAATTGTACTTGCTGTATTATTAAACCACACATCGTCCAAGCTAAACTAATTG GAAATATTATCGATGACGTGCAAAAAGCTGGTTATACTATCTCTGCTGTACAACAATTTTTTGTCAATCTATTTGACGCGGAGGAATTTTTAGAAGTTTACAAGGGGGTTCTTCCCGATTACGCG GCCATGGTAGGAGAACTACAGTCAGGACCATGTATTGTTATGGAAATAAaacataaagaagaaaaatatgatgTCCAAGgagaatttagaaaattatgcGGACCCATGGATCCA GATATTGCACGGCAAGTGAGACCAGATACTCTCCGAGCAAAGTACGGAAAAACAAAGGTACAAAATGCTGTACATTGTTCTGACTTACCGGAAGATGGAATATTAGAGGTAAAATCAATTCTCataagtatttttatatttacgtattaa
- the LOC126866677 gene encoding dynein assembly factor with WDR repeat domains 1-like, translating into MIDLLDLSAETDIRALAESIKATEPVITESVMEQLVETLQKLQAKVCETNAKRYYKYKTLQTHLLPLTNIAFDKLGKRCLTGSYDRTCKVWDIDSGAELLTLEGHKNVVYTVSFNNPISDKIVTGSFDKTARIWCSRTGHCFLTMWGHNAGITVAKFSPSYNKIGTASLDTTSKIFELTTGEELGTLRGHTAEIIALHFNNDGTQMITGSFDGTVNIWDTRTFSRTSVLIGHRSELSNCVYNFDCSLIASSSMDKTAKVWDTRMNSCLATLRGHDDEVLDLTFDNNGKKLATASSDTTARVWDVSTNFQQLASMRGHREEVSKVCFSPNSQHLLTSSLDETSKLWSLESGCCIQTLDGHTDDVFSCAFSYNGDTIITASKDNTCMIWR; encoded by the exons ATGATCGATCTTCTGGATCTGTCTGCCGA AACGGACATAAGAGCATTAGCGGAGAGTATAAAAGCGACCGAGCCCGTAATAACCGAAAGTGTAATGGAGCAGTTAGTGGAGACCCTGCAGAAGCTGCAAGCCAAAGTTTGCGAAACAAACGCCAAGCGCTACTACAAATACAAAACCTTGCAGACCCATCTTCTACCCCTTACGAATATAGCGTTCGATAAACTAGGTAAAAG ATGCCTGACAGGCAGCTATGACCGAACGTGTAAAGTTTGGGACATTGACAGTGGAGCGGAGCTTCTTACTCTCGAAGGCCATAAGAATGTGGTCTACACCGTGTCCTTCAACAACCCAATTTC AGACAAAATCGTAACCGGTTCCTTTGACAAGACAGCTAGGATTTGGTGCTCTCGAACAGGCCACTGTTTCCTAACTATGTGGGGACATAACGCTGGAATAACTGTCGCAAAATTCTCACCCAGTTACAACAAAATCGGGACGGCTTCCCTAGACACGACGTCGAAGATATTTGAGTTAACAACAG gCGAGGAATTAGGAACGTTGAGAGGTCACACGGCAGAAATAATCGCTTTACATTTCAACAACGATGGCACTCAGATGATAACAGGTTCTTTCGACGGTACTGTTAATATTTGGGACACGAGAACTTTCAG TCGCACAAGCGTTTTAATCGGTCATCGATCGGAATTGTCAAATTGCGTCTATAACTTTGACTGCTCGTTAATCGCCTCGTCGTCCATGGACAAAACGGCCAAAGTGTGGGACACGAGGATGAATTCCTGCTTGGCCACTCTGCGAGGACACGACGACGAGGTCCTGGACTTGACCTTCGACAACAACGGGAAAAAGTTGGCGACCGCGAGCAGCGACACCACTGCTCGAGTTTGGGATGTTAGCACCAATTTTCAGCAGTTAGCCTCGATGAGAGGCCACCGAGAAGAAGTCTCTAAAG TCTGCTTCAGTCCAAATAGTCAGCATCTGCTGACGTCATCGTTGGATGAGACGTCGAAATTATGGTCTTTGGAGAGTGGATGCTGTATACAAACGCTAGATGGTCACACGGACGATGTCTTCAGTTGCGCCTTTTCGTATAACGGCGATACTATTATCACGGCAAGCAAAGATAACACTTGCATGATTTGGAGATGA
- the LOC126866678 gene encoding nucleoside diphosphate kinase 7 isoform X2 codes for MSVDHNEKYIFEAEWYDKIACVLKKFYLYYYPFDNTVELFDIKNRKTFLRRTKCEGIQAKDFYVGATVTIFSRSIRITDYADCTTRTKLQTKMQKTFAMVKPTVVDKLGEILKHIVASQFHIANIKMVRLSQEEATDLYRDKEEPNIAYIVNYLTSGPIVALELLGDHAITRWQEAMGPEDPREAVAKAPSSLRACYGKDNIVNAVYGSDNEETAEKELQFFFPNPKSGKKGPVNTATLENCTCCIIKPHIVQAKLIGNIIDDVQKAGYTISAVQQFFVNLFDAEEFLEVYKGVLPDYAAMVGELQSGPCIVMEIKHKEEKYDVQGEFRKLCGPMDPDIARQVRPDTLRAKYGKTKVQNAVHCSDLPEDGILEVEYFFKILDSS; via the exons ATGTCGGTGGAccataatgaaaaatatattttcgaaGCTGAATGGTACGATAAAATAGCCTGCGTTTTAAAGAAGTTTTATCTGTATTATTATCCATTCGATAATACGGTTGAATTG ttCGATATAAAAAACAGGAAAACATTTCTAAGAAGGACAAAATGCGAAGGAATTCAGGCAAAAGATTTTTATGTAGGTGCCACTGTAACAATATTTTCAAGGAGTATAAGGATAACAGATTATGCGGATTGTACTACACGAACAAAATTGCAAACAAAAATGCAAAA AACATTTGCAATGGTGAAACCTACTGTCGTTGATAAGTTAGGAGAAATATTAAAGCATATAGTTGCCTCTCAATTTCATATTGCCAATATTAAAATGGTCAGATTATCGCAAGAAGAGGCGACAGACTTATATCGAGATAAAGAGGAGCCCAATATAGC GTATATAGTGAATTATCTCACTTCTGGTCCTATTGTAGCTTTAGAACTATTAGGTGATCATGCAATTACACGTTGGCAAGAAGCGATGGGACCGGAAGATCCCAGGGAAGCTGTTGCAAAAGCTCCATCTTCCCTCAGAGCATGTTATGGTAAAGATAATATTGTCAATGCGGTATATGGTTCTGACAATGAGGAAACAGCAGAAAAA gaattacaatttttcttcccTAATCCAAAAAGCGGTAAAAAAGGACCAGTGAATACAGCAACATTAGAAAATTGTACTTGCTGTATTATTAAACCACACATCGTCCAAGCTAAACTAATTG GAAATATTATCGATGACGTGCAAAAAGCTGGTTATACTATCTCTGCTGTACAACAATTTTTTGTCAATCTATTTGACGCGGAGGAATTTTTAGAAGTTTACAAGGGGGTTCTTCCCGATTACGCG GCCATGGTAGGAGAACTACAGTCAGGACCATGTATTGTTATGGAAATAAaacataaagaagaaaaatatgatgTCCAAGgagaatttagaaaattatgcGGACCCATGGATCCA GATATTGCACGGCAAGTGAGACCAGATACTCTCCGAGCAAAGTACGGAAAAACAAAGGTACAAAATGCTGTACATTGTTCTGACTTACCGGAAGATGGAATATTAGAG gTGGAATACTTTTTTAAGATTCTTGACAGCAGCTAG